The following are encoded in a window of Prochlorococcus marinus str. MIT 1013 genomic DNA:
- a CDS encoding CCA tRNA nucleotidyltransferase gives MELFDKYKIEKEIQELPNGILSILLDVAISVNINSIAIVGGVVRDLIKISKNKDYKIIFNDLDLIIEGETSIYVKKLQKVLGPERVKIIRNNTTYKTSEITINGIKVDIASARQETYPIPGENPLVESSTIKEDLIRRDFNINAMAIELKDNRLIDLFSGLDAINNKEMDFLHESSVLEDPTRIIRASRYSAKLDFRLSNQALRQIKDTINRWPWNWHIGDKADLAPSALSIRLKMELVLLLKSKYWKNALKNLQDWGGLTILDSRLQNDQRLIEKIFIAKKSNIEPLTALVYESKDPIYLAKRLNLDQQQKEIIEGAFKLSKYLENLTANNLYKKWSPSKWTIFLEEINANESSFILEIYKENPLKEYLKSWLYNWKDIESPIKGEDLIAKGWTPGPEIGIEIKRQRMKLIDKKSLS, from the coding sequence ATGGAATTATTTGATAAATATAAAATTGAAAAAGAGATACAAGAATTACCCAATGGAATCTTATCTATTCTATTAGATGTAGCAATCTCAGTTAATATAAATTCAATAGCGATAGTTGGAGGAGTTGTTAGAGACTTAATAAAAATTTCTAAAAATAAAGATTATAAAATTATCTTTAATGATCTAGATTTAATCATAGAAGGCGAGACATCAATCTATGTAAAAAAATTGCAAAAAGTTCTTGGGCCAGAAAGAGTAAAAATCATACGCAATAACACAACTTATAAAACCTCAGAAATAACAATTAATGGCATAAAAGTTGATATTGCATCTGCTCGTCAAGAAACTTACCCTATACCTGGAGAAAATCCATTAGTCGAATCATCAACTATCAAAGAGGATCTAATTAGAAGAGACTTCAATATAAATGCTATGGCAATTGAACTGAAAGATAATAGGCTAATAGATTTATTTTCAGGATTAGATGCAATAAATAACAAGGAAATGGACTTTTTACATGAATCAAGCGTTCTAGAAGACCCAACTAGAATTATTAGAGCTTCTCGCTATTCAGCCAAGTTAGATTTTCGTCTATCAAATCAAGCCTTAAGACAAATAAAAGATACTATAAATCGTTGGCCTTGGAATTGGCATATTGGAGATAAAGCTGATTTAGCACCTTCAGCATTATCAATAAGATTAAAAATGGAACTCGTATTGCTTTTAAAAAGTAAGTATTGGAAAAATGCATTAAAAAATCTACAAGATTGGGGAGGATTAACAATATTAGATTCGAGGTTACAGAATGATCAAAGACTTATCGAAAAAATATTCATTGCAAAGAAGTCAAACATTGAACCTCTAACAGCATTAGTTTATGAATCTAAAGACCCTATTTATCTTGCTAAAAGATTAAACTTAGATCAACAACAAAAAGAAATAATAGAAGGAGCCTTTAAGTTAAGCAAATATCTTGAAAATCTAACAGCTAATAATTTATATAAAAAGTGGTCCCCATCCAAGTGGACAATTTTTCTAGAGGAAATAAATGCTAATGAATCTTCATTCATACTTGAAATATACAAAGAAAACCCTCTAAAAGAATACTTAAAATCTTGGCTATACAATTGGAAGGATATAGAGTCTCCAATAAAAGGAGAGGATTTAATAGCTAAAGGTTGGACACCTGGACCAGAAATAGGAATTGAAATAAAACGACAAAGAATGAAATTAATTGATAAAAAAAGTCTTTCCTGA
- the mtnP gene encoding S-methyl-5'-thioadenosine phosphorylase — MITEHDFLNISGTQSDTYDFKEARLGIIGGSGLYKIENLKNIVELSLDTPYGKPSNKLLIGNLFGIEIVFLARHGEKHTLNPSEIPYKANIWAMRYLNVRWLISASAVGSLKENIKPCDIVIPDQFIDRTHQRPLTFFNNGVVAHISMANPFCEILSQILSQEIEKLLTKEKSMHIGGTYLAMEGPAFSTKAESKLYRDWGCSVIGMTNHTEARLAKEAEIAYSSLSMVTDYDCWNQNCENVSVEMVIENLQENANFAKLIISAAAKRISSLRPSSSFHNALKNALVTPKEHVPNTTKNKIKLFTDKYWL, encoded by the coding sequence ATGATCACTGAACATGATTTTTTGAATATTTCTGGAACACAATCAGATACCTATGATTTCAAAGAAGCTAGATTAGGAATTATTGGCGGAAGCGGACTATATAAGATAGAAAATCTTAAAAACATAGTCGAATTAAGCTTAGACACTCCCTATGGAAAGCCTTCTAATAAATTACTAATAGGCAATCTATTTGGAATAGAGATTGTTTTTCTAGCTCGCCATGGAGAGAAACATACCTTAAATCCAAGTGAAATTCCATATAAAGCAAATATCTGGGCTATGCGTTATCTAAATGTTAGATGGTTGATATCAGCATCAGCTGTGGGTTCATTAAAAGAAAATATCAAACCTTGCGACATTGTTATACCTGATCAATTTATTGATCGAACTCATCAAAGGCCATTGACCTTTTTCAACAATGGAGTTGTAGCTCACATAAGCATGGCAAATCCATTTTGCGAAATTCTTTCTCAAATACTGTCGCAAGAAATAGAAAAACTTTTAACCAAAGAAAAAAGCATGCATATTGGAGGAACATATCTTGCTATGGAAGGGCCAGCATTTTCAACAAAAGCAGAATCAAAATTATATAGAGATTGGGGATGCTCAGTCATAGGCATGACAAACCATACGGAAGCCAGATTAGCAAAAGAAGCCGAAATCGCTTATTCAAGCCTTTCCATGGTTACTGATTATGATTGCTGGAATCAAAATTGCGAAAATGTATCTGTCGAGATGGTCATTGAGAATCTTCAGGAAAATGCAAATTTTGCAAAATTAATAATATCTGCTGCCGCCAAAAGAATCTCATCATTAAGGCCTTCAAGCTCTTTTCATAATGCATTAAAAAATGCGCTAGTCACTCCAAAAGAGCATGTACCAAATACAACTAAAAACAAGATCAAATTATTTACAGATAAATATTGGCTTTAA
- a CDS encoding HEAT repeat domain-containing protein, with protein sequence MDNHSESNLTNKKEKKKNKGGNHNKRSKKKSRQTDIKLLIKGLGDDNGLARRMHAKELAQVGAAALPELIKVLLNSKNVIQRRAAAKTLKLVEDPTALPHLIKALTNDSDAVVQFSAAGAIAIFGEDAANHLIILLENQDHTEMQYGLAAWCLEFIGAKAPNAIKKAAKSKNTNVKSAAISALEEHIRHSQDQEAIQLVESAINDTDENVQIEAIKLVGKLYRIESLVSTLILKLNNNSLDIRKASVLSLMQLNINEAINPLKDLLKIEQDKNVRAIIKLAIKKIDN encoded by the coding sequence GTGGATAATCACTCGGAGAGTAACCTAACAAACAAAAAAGAAAAGAAAAAAAACAAGGGAGGCAACCACAACAAAAGAAGTAAGAAAAAATCACGTCAAACCGACATCAAGTTGTTAATCAAAGGCCTTGGTGATGACAATGGTCTAGCCAGAAGAATGCATGCAAAAGAATTAGCCCAAGTAGGTGCTGCCGCTTTACCTGAGTTAATTAAAGTACTTCTTAATAGTAAAAACGTAATACAGAGAAGAGCTGCAGCAAAGACTTTAAAGTTAGTTGAAGATCCAACAGCCTTACCTCATTTAATAAAAGCACTTACCAATGATTCAGATGCTGTAGTGCAATTCTCCGCAGCTGGTGCAATTGCGATTTTTGGCGAGGATGCTGCAAACCATCTAATCATTCTCTTAGAGAATCAAGACCATACAGAAATGCAATATGGTCTTGCAGCCTGGTGTTTAGAATTTATTGGAGCTAAAGCCCCTAATGCAATAAAAAAAGCAGCTAAATCAAAAAATACCAATGTGAAATCAGCTGCAATTTCTGCACTTGAAGAGCATATTAGACACTCTCAAGATCAAGAAGCAATTCAATTAGTAGAAAGTGCTATTAATGATACTGATGAAAATGTTCAGATTGAAGCTATTAAATTAGTTGGTAAATTGTATAGAATAGAATCTTTAGTTTCTACCTTAATATTAAAATTAAATAATAATAGCTTAGATATTCGAAAAGCTTCCGTATTATCGTTGATGCAACTTAATATTAACGAAGCTATAAATCCACTAAAAGACCTCCTTAAGATTGAGCAGGATAAAAATGTTAGAGCAATAATTAAATTAGCTATAAAAAAAATCGATAACTAA
- a CDS encoding glycosyltransferase encodes MTNSLYLDKYIELYKDFLHPNPNINSKALLILRKDFEVKFMDNLLANLKEKDLIIRRKSILALGSFGNKTLKSIVPIYMTTSNKIVKVSCLKTMIKVVVNFNLIELTQEEMSVIDLALKDDSPEIILTVISLLRQLGTNGRNILMKTCRDKNLLRAKASISALLEMRDQTIEDLFGELLNDKSIDPMIKEDISIAKMS; translated from the coding sequence ATGACTAATTCTTTATATTTAGATAAATATATTGAACTTTATAAAGATTTTTTGCATCCAAATCCAAATATAAATTCTAAAGCACTTTTGATATTAAGAAAAGATTTTGAGGTTAAATTTATGGATAATCTTTTAGCTAATCTCAAGGAAAAAGATTTAATAATAAGAAGAAAATCAATATTGGCTTTGGGTAGCTTTGGAAATAAAACTTTAAAATCAATAGTTCCAATTTATATGACTACAAGCAATAAAATTGTTAAAGTTAGCTGCCTTAAAACAATGATCAAAGTTGTCGTTAATTTTAATTTAATAGAATTAACTCAGGAGGAGATGTCAGTAATTGATTTAGCGCTTAAAGATGATTCACCTGAAATAATATTGACTGTTATTTCTCTTTTGAGGCAATTAGGTACAAATGGTAGAAATATTTTGATGAAAACTTGTAGGGATAAAAACTTGTTAAGAGCAAAAGCTTCGATTAGCGCTCTTTTAGAAATGAGAGATCAAACTATTGAAGATTTATTTGGTGAGTTATTGAATGATAAATCTATTGATCCAATGATAAAAGAAGATATTTCAATAGCTAAGATGAGTTAA
- a CDS encoding bleomycin hydrolase has product MLDAFSRTVVNADAKGAAIGSEDLSDLRKYVSDANKRIDATLAITQNVSCIASDAVAGMVCENTGLTQPGGHCYPTRRMAACLRDGEIILRYVSYALLSGDPSVLEDRCLNGLKETYLALGVPTSNAIRAVEIMKIATVAIMTETNTGRKMFKGINSGSGAQCQDIAAEAATYFDLVIEALS; this is encoded by the coding sequence ATGCTTGATGCGTTCTCTAGAACAGTTGTAAATGCTGACGCCAAAGGTGCAGCAATAGGAAGTGAGGATCTTTCGGATTTAAGAAAGTACGTTTCGGATGCAAATAAAAGAATTGATGCAACCCTCGCAATCACTCAAAATGTTTCTTGCATAGCGTCAGATGCTGTGGCAGGAATGGTTTGTGAAAATACTGGACTTACTCAGCCAGGGGGACATTGTTATCCAACACGTAGAATGGCAGCTTGTTTAAGGGATGGAGAAATTATTTTGAGATATGTAAGCTATGCACTTCTTTCAGGAGATCCTTCTGTTCTTGAAGATAGATGCCTCAATGGTTTAAAAGAAACTTATTTAGCTCTTGGAGTCCCAACTTCTAATGCTATTAGGGCGGTTGAAATAATGAAGATTGCCACAGTTGCAATTATGACTGAGACAAATACAGGAAGAAAAATGTTTAAGGGCATTAATTCTGGCTCAGGAGCACAATGTCAAGATATCGCTGCGGAGGCAGCAACCTATTTTGATCTTGTAATAGAGGCTTTGAGTTGA
- a CDS encoding HEAT repeat domain-containing protein, giving the protein MQYNPFNNLPKINKTDAINTLRKPISEIKILADYYKAVFHLANFPCEESELVLLDFIKYDCEKLEYKIARRKAIEVLAVFDCKKAIPIIADFLKNDDDYLVETAIWSLGKLKCNDIDIINIICSLLYKQFNNKRVVIQTLTNLGVRKEIDKIRSLSTDTQSSNGVKGASLAALIKLCGEEDKLNDLKDLLRLSNQNDRHCAAQDIINAGNLSVLPFLIKSPISPSFKLQVIDSLWIDECGSRENLNLINSLDSVIIDDPKKIDTLEIYNFEKDLSFLIEQLFHTDFNRCYQSMKELEKFPSEEVLYCLNNNWDRAKSDYGAIYFFINSYKFLLDQQLYDKSILDKVDFLLSDNWPNYMKFKSSAIQILGCLNETKFYNNINHFIDERHTPYWKNRYTALLVLQNKKIHIKKDYAKLFFNDSHRFVRLKAQEICSKLIPL; this is encoded by the coding sequence GTGCAATACAATCCATTTAATAATCTACCGAAAATCAATAAAACCGATGCTATTAATACTCTTAGAAAACCAATTTCAGAAATTAAGATCTTAGCCGATTATTATAAAGCTGTATTTCACTTAGCAAATTTTCCATGCGAAGAATCAGAACTTGTACTTCTTGACTTTATTAAATATGACTGTGAAAAACTTGAATATAAGATAGCAAGAAGAAAAGCGATAGAAGTTCTTGCTGTTTTTGATTGTAAAAAAGCGATACCCATTATTGCAGATTTTCTAAAAAATGATGATGATTATCTTGTTGAGACAGCTATTTGGTCATTAGGTAAACTTAAATGTAATGATATTGATATTATTAATATCATTTGCTCATTATTATATAAGCAATTTAATAACAAAAGAGTAGTAATACAAACATTAACTAATTTAGGTGTTAGAAAAGAAATAGATAAGATTAGATCATTATCAACTGATACGCAATCTTCTAATGGAGTTAAAGGAGCCTCTCTTGCGGCATTAATAAAACTTTGTGGCGAAGAGGATAAACTTAATGATTTAAAGGATCTCTTGAGACTATCTAATCAAAATGATAGACATTGTGCAGCTCAAGATATTATAAATGCTGGTAATTTGTCTGTTTTACCTTTTTTAATCAAGTCTCCAATTTCTCCATCATTTAAATTACAGGTAATAGACTCTCTTTGGATTGATGAATGTGGATCTCGGGAAAATTTAAATCTAATCAATTCCCTTGATTCAGTTATTATTGATGATCCTAAAAAGATAGATACTTTAGAAATTTATAATTTTGAAAAAGATTTAAGCTTTTTAATAGAGCAGCTTTTTCATACAGATTTTAATAGATGCTATCAATCAATGAAAGAATTAGAAAAATTTCCTTCTGAAGAAGTCTTGTATTGTTTAAATAATAATTGGGATAGAGCTAAATCAGATTATGGGGCAATATATTTCTTTATAAATTCATATAAATTTCTATTAGATCAGCAATTATATGATAAATCTATTTTAGATAAAGTAGATTTTTTATTATCAGATAATTGGCCTAATTATATGAAATTTAAATCTTCAGCAATACAAATATTGGGTTGTTTAAATGAAACTAAATTCTATAATAATATAAATCATTTTATAGATGAGAGGCATACACCTTATTGGAAAAATAGATATACAGCCTTGCTAGTATTGCAAAATAAGAAAATTCATATTAAAAAAGATTACGCTAAATTATTTTTTAATGATAGTCATAGATTTGTGAGATTAAAGGCACAAGAAATTTGTTCTAAGTTAATTCCCCTTTAG
- a CDS encoding ATP-dependent helicase, whose product MKQSNNIFLNGLNQAQSQAVDHFHGPLLVIAGAGSGKTRALTHRIAHLIIEYKVDPSSILAVTFTNKAAREMKDRLELLLAKRLANVSHGKPWSSLQVAEQRQIRNRIYREISRELWIGTFHALFARLLRFDIDKFKDPEGLTWTKQFSIYDETDAQSLIKEIVTQDLQLDPKRFEPKKVRWAISNAKNQCLLPDDLSKSQEGQRVKLVAETYRLYRKALAANNALDFDDLLLIPVQLLQQNENIRTYWHNRFKHVLVDEYQDTNWTQYELIKQLVTNGKEPSSFKDWNNRSVFVVGDADQSIYSFRAADFRILMGFQEDFGKKNQDNINDSTLVKLEENYRSTATILEAANSLISNNKERIDKVLRATRGEGEPIKLTRCDDEIAEAEAVIHRLRILDASNPELNWGDMAILYRTNAQSRAIEDSLVRWSIPYIVVGGLRFYDRREIKDLLAYLRLLINPSDSVSLLRVLNVPKRGIGKTTVQRLSDAASQLQIPLWEVVNDPEAVRSLAGRSAKGLLIFSELINELQSNLLSSSPAELVQLVLEKSGYLSELIATGTDEAEERRRNLQELVNAALQYQEESEDANLEGFLSTAALSSDVDNKDTASNRVTLMTLHSSKGLEFPVVCLVGMEQGLFPSYRSLDDPSSLEEERRLCYVGLTRAKEKLFLFHASERRMWGGMREPAIASIFLSEIPEDLVQGDIPLSGGASLRREKNLDRLTRIDRQSNKKSFLSGGENGVRKTYSGPSPGKRWSVNDRVEHSSFGEGKITHVFGSGEKISLAIKFSGMGPKILDPRLAPLKLID is encoded by the coding sequence ATGAAACAATCAAACAATATATTTTTAAATGGATTAAACCAAGCTCAGTCTCAAGCAGTCGATCATTTTCATGGTCCATTATTAGTTATAGCAGGAGCAGGGAGTGGTAAAACTAGAGCACTTACTCATCGTATTGCGCATTTAATTATTGAATATAAAGTTGATCCAAGCTCTATTCTTGCAGTCACCTTTACCAATAAAGCTGCAAGAGAAATGAAAGATAGACTTGAATTACTTTTAGCAAAAAGATTAGCAAATGTAAGTCATGGTAAGCCTTGGTCTTCCTTGCAAGTAGCAGAACAAAGACAAATTCGTAATCGTATATATCGTGAAATCAGCCGTGAATTATGGATAGGAACTTTTCACGCTTTATTTGCAAGATTATTACGCTTTGATATTGACAAGTTCAAAGATCCTGAAGGATTGACCTGGACTAAGCAGTTTTCAATATACGACGAAACAGATGCACAAAGTCTGATCAAAGAAATAGTTACACAAGACCTGCAATTAGACCCTAAAAGATTTGAGCCCAAAAAAGTTCGCTGGGCAATCAGTAATGCCAAAAATCAATGCTTACTTCCTGATGATTTGTCAAAAAGTCAAGAAGGTCAGAGAGTCAAATTAGTTGCTGAAACTTATAGACTTTATAGGAAAGCTTTAGCTGCTAATAATGCATTAGATTTTGATGATCTTCTATTAATACCTGTTCAATTACTACAGCAAAATGAAAATATTAGAACTTATTGGCACAATCGTTTCAAACATGTTCTAGTCGATGAATACCAAGATACTAATTGGACACAATACGAATTAATCAAACAATTGGTTACCAATGGTAAAGAACCATCTTCTTTTAAAGATTGGAATAATCGATCAGTTTTTGTTGTTGGCGATGCAGATCAAAGTATTTACAGCTTCAGAGCTGCGGACTTTAGAATACTAATGGGATTTCAGGAGGACTTTGGGAAAAAAAATCAAGACAATATAAATGATTCAACTCTCGTAAAACTTGAAGAAAATTATCGGTCTACAGCTACCATTCTCGAAGCAGCAAATTCATTAATTTCCAACAATAAAGAAAGAATAGATAAAGTTCTTAGAGCAACTAGAGGAGAAGGTGAACCTATCAAATTAACAAGGTGTGACGATGAGATAGCAGAGGCAGAGGCAGTCATTCATAGGCTAAGAATTTTAGACGCATCGAATCCAGAATTAAATTGGGGAGATATGGCTATCCTCTATAGAACTAATGCTCAATCAAGAGCAATCGAAGACTCATTAGTCCGGTGGAGTATTCCATACATTGTGGTTGGAGGATTGCGTTTTTATGACAGAAGAGAAATTAAAGATCTACTAGCTTATTTAAGACTTTTAATTAACCCATCTGACAGTGTCAGTCTTCTAAGAGTTTTAAACGTTCCTAAAAGAGGGATTGGTAAAACAACAGTTCAAAGATTGAGTGATGCTGCTAGTCAATTACAAATTCCCCTTTGGGAAGTTGTAAATGACCCCGAAGCTGTCAGATCTCTTGCGGGAAGATCAGCTAAAGGTCTTTTGATTTTTAGTGAGCTTATAAATGAATTGCAAAGTAATCTTCTTTCTTCAAGCCCGGCCGAGTTAGTTCAATTAGTTTTAGAAAAAAGTGGCTATTTAAGTGAATTAATTGCAACAGGAACAGATGAGGCAGAGGAAAGAAGGCGCAATCTTCAAGAGTTAGTGAATGCAGCTTTGCAATATCAGGAAGAAAGTGAAGATGCAAATTTAGAAGGTTTTTTATCAACGGCTGCTTTATCAAGCGATGTAGATAATAAAGACACTGCATCAAATCGCGTCACATTAATGACTCTTCACAGCAGTAAAGGTTTGGAATTTCCTGTTGTTTGTCTTGTGGGAATGGAGCAAGGTTTATTCCCAAGCTATAGATCACTTGATGATCCATCTTCACTTGAGGAAGAAAGGCGACTTTGTTATGTAGGACTTACTAGAGCGAAAGAAAAACTATTTCTCTTTCATGCATCTGAGAGAAGAATGTGGGGAGGGATGAGAGAACCTGCTATCGCATCTATATTTCTTTCTGAAATCCCGGAAGATCTTGTTCAAGGAGATATCCCATTATCTGGTGGGGCTTCACTGAGAAGAGAAAAAAATCTAGATAGACTTACTAGAATTGATCGCCAAAGTAATAAAAAGTCTTTTCTTAGTGGAGGTGAAAATGGAGTAAGAAAAACATATTCTGGTCCTTCCCCAGGGAAAAGATGGTCAGTTAACGATAGAGTTGAACATTCTTCATTTGGAGAAGGAAAAATAACACATGTTTTTGGTTCAGGAGAAAAAATCTCACTTGCTATAAAATTCTCAGGGATGGGACCCAAAATATTGGACCCAAGACTAGCTCCATTGAAATTAATAGATTAG
- the selD gene encoding selenide, water dikinase SelD has protein sequence MFSDHLVLAGGGHTHALVMLRWAMNPKLKPAGMITLVNKSSTTIYSGMFPGVIAGKYKIDEILIDLRNLASKAGVSFVMAEIEGIDLKKKNLLLSGRPEIEYSLLSMNIGTKTNFNSKSEIAWDKDLAVPIKPFSESYKFIVDQDIHKDNSSAKPFVIIGGGFAGIEIAFSLRKRWPERSIILKVKSRRKFSKNLLKKLKDLKIQIIKKDPSVLYPTLICTGNKSFEWIKDSGFPIDENGRILTKKTLQVLNYPGLFAVGDCGVIKDHPRPSSGVWAVRSAKPLAKNLERISKGLKLKEWKPQRKAIQLLDINYINMKSKAFISWGEVIIGPFDFLSRLKESIDKKFVSKFHFIQDINTEMLAEKEMIKCRGCAAKLPFTPLSSALKKLDLIESPKDDSIDIGILNSCKTLIQSVDGFPSLISDTWLNGRLLAFHSCSDIWACGGSVISAQSVVKLPSLPNDLQQELLFQVLEGINSALSIQGAKLIGGHTLESRKTSKEPFSLGIEGSLTVNGVIDDKKYFWSKGGMKKGDQILISRSLGTGIIFSAFMNSQVKPYVLDSVLKEMNKSQHYLVDFIYQLTNINSNSKIVNACTDITGFGLLGHLSEMLESTNSDRLKMNIEPLKIILELDHIPIYDGVKELLEKGYESTLASSNQVFLKNIDGDKNLRFELVSNDFVPNKSLYNAMLKILVDPQTCGPLVVSCPSIHSEKLIEKGPWIRIGFVSE, from the coding sequence ATGTTCAGTGATCATCTCGTTCTTGCTGGTGGTGGTCATACTCATGCCCTTGTGATGCTTCGATGGGCAATGAATCCAAAATTGAAGCCTGCTGGAATGATTACTTTAGTCAATAAATCAAGTACTACTATTTATTCTGGGATGTTTCCAGGTGTCATAGCAGGTAAATACAAGATTGATGAAATACTAATTGATTTGAGGAATCTCGCTTCAAAAGCAGGAGTTTCATTTGTGATGGCAGAAATTGAGGGGATTGACCTTAAGAAAAAAAACTTACTTTTATCAGGACGCCCAGAAATTGAATATTCTTTATTATCTATGAATATAGGAACAAAAACTAACTTCAATTCTAAATCTGAAATTGCATGGGATAAAGATTTAGCTGTTCCCATTAAACCTTTTTCTGAGTCTTATAAATTTATTGTCGATCAAGATATTCACAAGGATAATTCTTCTGCTAAACCATTTGTAATTATTGGTGGCGGATTCGCTGGGATAGAAATAGCTTTTTCTTTAAGAAAAAGATGGCCAGAAAGATCAATTATATTAAAAGTTAAATCTCGAAGAAAATTTAGTAAAAATCTATTAAAAAAATTAAAAGATTTAAAGATTCAGATCATAAAAAAGGACCCATCTGTTTTATACCCAACATTAATATGTACTGGTAATAAATCATTTGAATGGATAAAAGATAGTGGTTTTCCTATAGATGAAAATGGGAGGATATTAACAAAAAAAACTCTTCAAGTCCTTAATTATCCAGGGTTATTTGCCGTAGGAGATTGTGGAGTTATTAAGGATCATCCCCGCCCTTCTTCTGGAGTATGGGCTGTTCGCTCAGCAAAACCATTGGCAAAGAATTTAGAGAGAATCAGTAAAGGTTTAAAACTTAAGGAATGGAAACCTCAACGAAAAGCAATACAACTTTTAGATATCAACTATATAAACATGAAATCCAAAGCTTTTATTTCTTGGGGTGAAGTGATTATTGGCCCTTTTGATTTTCTATCAAGATTAAAAGAATCAATTGATAAAAAATTTGTCTCGAAATTTCATTTTATTCAAGATATAAATACAGAAATGCTTGCGGAAAAGGAGATGATTAAATGTAGAGGTTGTGCAGCAAAATTACCATTTACCCCATTAAGCTCAGCATTAAAAAAATTAGATTTAATAGAATCTCCAAAAGATGATTCTATTGATATAGGAATATTAAATTCTTGTAAGACTTTAATACAAAGTGTAGATGGATTCCCTTCTTTAATTAGTGATACATGGCTAAATGGAAGGCTTTTGGCTTTTCATTCTTGCTCTGATATTTGGGCATGCGGAGGATCTGTGATCTCTGCACAATCTGTTGTGAAATTGCCATCCTTACCTAATGATTTACAGCAAGAGTTATTATTTCAAGTATTGGAAGGTATCAATTCTGCTTTATCTATTCAGGGGGCGAAACTTATAGGTGGACATACATTAGAATCAAGAAAAACATCTAAAGAGCCATTCTCTCTAGGAATTGAAGGCTCGTTAACTGTTAACGGAGTTATTGATGATAAAAAATATTTTTGGTCTAAGGGAGGAATGAAAAAGGGAGATCAAATTCTAATTAGTCGTTCGTTAGGTACTGGAATAATATTTTCTGCATTTATGAATAGCCAAGTAAAACCTTATGTACTTGATTCTGTTTTAAAAGAAATGAATAAAAGTCAGCATTATTTAGTTGATTTTATTTATCAATTAACAAATATAAATTCAAACTCAAAAATTGTAAATGCATGTACTGATATCACTGGTTTTGGTTTGCTAGGTCATTTATCTGAAATGTTGGAATCTACAAATAGTGATCGATTAAAGATGAACATAGAACCCTTAAAAATTATTCTTGAGCTAGATCATATACCTATATATGATGGAGTTAAAGAACTTTTAGAAAAGGGTTATGAAAGTACTTTAGCCTCTTCAAATCAGGTTTTTTTAAAAAATATTGATGGAGATAAAAACTTGAGATTTGAGCTTGTCTCCAATGATTTTGTTCCTAATAAATCGCTTTATAATGCTATGCTAAAAATTTTAGTAGACCCACAAACATGTGGACCTTTGGTTGTTAGTTGCCCATCGATTCATTCAGAAAAACTAATAGAGAAAGGACCTTGGATTCGAATTGGGTTTGTTTCTGAATAG
- a CDS encoding bleomycin hydrolase has product MKSAVTTVVSAADAAGRFPSMSDFESVKGSFDRAKARLEAAEKLASCIDKFTNLAVDAVYQNGSYEQANKDKCVRDIHHYLRLINYCLVTGGTGPLDEWGISGMREIIRIQLLPTAAYIEAFIFIRDEIKINEVMSQQAETEFKGLLDYLINALA; this is encoded by the coding sequence ATGAAATCTGCAGTTACAACCGTTGTTAGCGCAGCTGATGCAGCAGGAAGATTTCCTAGCATGAGCGATTTTGAGTCGGTTAAAGGTTCTTTTGATAGAGCTAAAGCTCGTCTAGAGGCCGCAGAGAAACTTGCTTCTTGCATTGATAAATTTACCAATCTTGCTGTTGATGCTGTATATCAAAATGGTTCATATGAACAGGCTAATAAAGATAAATGTGTAAGAGATATTCATCATTACTTGCGTCTTATTAATTATTGCTTAGTAACTGGTGGTACTGGTCCCTTAGATGAATGGGGGATATCAGGCATGAGAGAAATTATTCGTATTCAGCTATTGCCAACCGCAGCATATATAGAAGCATTTATTTTTATACGAGATGAAATTAAAATCAATGAAGTCATGAGTCAGCAAGCTGAAACAGAATTTAAAGGATTATTAGATTATTTAATAAATGCACTTGCATAA